Sequence from the Uloborus diversus isolate 005 chromosome 8, Udiv.v.3.1, whole genome shotgun sequence genome:
TTTGACTTCACTCAGAGCATGGGCAAGTTCATCCTTGGCCCTGCAGCTAGATGCTGGAATAAACATAGGAATCTTTAAGTTCTTCTAATATCCTTCTGCTTATGCGAATAGACTTGATAATAATTGCAATGAATATCTTAAAACGCATTGTAAACcataaataaaactcaaaaatatactgaatAACCAGTAAAGTTGAGTTTATTGTAGAACACACATAATGTACAAATGTATTCGAAGAAGCCTTGATTGTCAAAGACATTCAGTGAATAAAATCTACAGtactaaaatacaaaattaattgaaattgttAGTTACTAATgtaagcaaaaaatgtaaaataaactacaaataaatgaaatcattCTTAAATCAACggtaatttgaaatgaaattttaagcaacTTGGGTTTGCACTTGTATATGAAGGTCAATGCAAGATTCTTAATTCACAATACAGCATGTTTTGGGGATTACCAGTAATCAAATTatatatcaggaaaaaaattgTCAGTTTATGCAGAATTGCAAAGAAACAAAAgccaaatctttatatattaataggcaagccgttttctttcggtaccaatTTCTCCTGTTTGAGAAccaatttccttcattctttttttgttcggtagctaatgctgagttttagtgtcatcaataaaaatttttgaaattgaacgctaattaacggagatattaataaaaaatgcattttcgtcctaaatggctctttttaCGCGAACAGATGGTTCAATTGTTTCAAATTTGATATCATTGGAAATGTCTTTAAAAACACTTCTAAGAAAAAAATTGTCAGAGCCCTAAATccgctagaaaaaaaaagttataagcgtttttttagttagcgaaactcaaaaattttaatattatctcttttccattgttgaaattcattctTGGAAgtgtgaaacattaagttttaggTCATTTTCTAAACCGCTTTACCtacatgaaaaatgtattttaatgcttcgagcttggtatggttggaaagctcgcgaaaattgctttaaaacacgttttaccCGGTTTACCGAGCGAAAATCGAAACCTGCTATGTTGGCTAGAaacagcgctagaagcaattaaaagttagtgaaaattcatttttatttgcttttcacgCGACAAAgctagcgtgaagaaattgctggatgatattgtggtgttgccaattcttgCTTGAGCATAAGGAAATGAAATGCGGGCATTTGTTTTTACTATTGAGGCTTTTGGAATAACTACgggcattttaaacattttgattaagtttttgcgattttaatatttaaataaattattttactgagtgagggacgactttcagttccagctcccaataatacctgcatttgctatcaccacaaacagatctgaaggtgaaacttttgataaaattggcgtattatcaCCACGCCCAGTggtttcgcatggacaattacatgttgccgtgagtagagttcgttcatttgatagttggaaattttataattaacggcaagatcatgcctacttttacaaaaaatattgttcgtacagaagttttacgtattaagggagttttgcagcatcatttcattcagaacgacttccataattgcgaaattggcgaactttatccattttggcacaaatgccaagacaagaaatatttttcttttgtggcGTACGGACGGTACGGATCACCGTGAGGTGGATGATGATTGTCCGGGTCGGGATGCGGACCACGGATCTTTCTGATGCTAACCCAGTGCTTTAACCACTGAACCatattcgtaaaaaacgagtacagaaatgtctatttgcaaggaacagACTACCAATGAAGTTGCTCTTTAaagtggggttcattaaattgtaaccgttcgtgacaaggcagaggaaataaatgacaagaggaacatacaatggggagagtgggacatcaagctttttttttttttttgataagaatgtTCATGAAAAACAGTTGTGATATGcggcaaagggaagagggggttatggtgaagtgtgaaactttgtgacaaaagggagagatatcaaaaattttgaaaagtgcatttgtcagttttcccctaaaccaTTCACAagtcacaaacacgatttttttaaaaattacactattattgcAACGTACAGTGTTTTTTAATGGACAATATTTAATGTAACAAGTAGGATTCGTTGATTTGAccgtttggaatttaataattctaacagcagaggtcaaggcaacttactcaataatattacactcattaaaagaagcattgttcatgcagaagttttacataTAATCTGAGTgttgcaggatcatttcattcgggaggATTTCGATGTTAAATTGGCGGgtgctcttcatctattggcgtcaaatttttggcaccaattgcagctcgagaaatgttttaaCTTTGCGTACTAaaacaaagagtagagaaatgtatatttgcatacggttgccacaaaataggggctgtccacgaatgaagtcccgctttaaagtggggttcacgaaataataacagtttgtgacaagggaaaggaaagacatgacaagaggaacatacaatagggtgaatgtgacaacaagccttttttttttaataggaacgtttatgaaaagcagcgtgacatgtgacaaagggaagaggtgTTATAGTGAAGTGCAAAATATTGTGACAAAGAAGAGGAGGGCCGAAAATGGTGAAAAGTTTGACATCAGTTAttcaccgcccttaaccataaagaaatcacaaagtcgaccttttttaaaaattgtactattattacgacgccCAGAGTTTTTGAATGAACAattatatgttgccacgagtagagtttgttcatttgatacttggaaatttatatttctaatgacaaagaagcaacttactcaataatagtagacgttttataagtaacattgttcacacagaagttttaagtataaattgagttttgatgcttcatttcataagggaagatttcgaaaattggataattggtgatttttatccattggcgtcaattttcttgtttccaatggcagcgagaaaaatgtttttcctttgcatacgtaaacaaagagtagggaaatatttatttgcacaGGGTTAGCACAAAGTAACacgatatccaaaataaaattattcaagccagcaatttgtcgaccacaccaatttctcaatggggttgtttccttcaatcaaaagttctacttttagtcactgaaatagatagaataagagaaaaaaaacatgttgagccagaaaaaactttcattttctcaacagttgttttttaaaacttttttgaatgtcagattttggaaataaggcgtggtctttatgacgttattaGTGATGTATTTTGGCGTGCaactccattgccgcgctaaatatttacggtttgctctcaaCCGCGTTTTCGGGTTATTATAATTTGAGCTGTGCGCTAATGACATCAATGAATGGCATattatcgcttttgatgccaaaaaattaatttcaatctgcgcaccaattaaaatagttgtaaaaaatattaaattttttcaaattattttaaaaatggttaaagtctttgtttttaagcatcctctttcagtaaaaCATACTTcgaaaatttcggaaatgaccccattaccgaaatattccctttcatccatttattttgagattaacagataaagagcaaaattggaataaattattactgagGTATCGTGTGTCcctataaaaattgtatgttttcagataCGCAGttaacatgagtaagagtagaaataaaaatgttagaaacagttaaattcatacaagttttctcaaatgttcatttatgaatatggtcgaatttcgtcgtatggaaatgatcggaaatattatcttaatgatttaaaatttttaagtgttgcCATCTTATggttgttaacaaataaaatatttgtaattaattcaagcaaggcttttaaaataactttcaatttttgctctttgctttgcttttgcaataattcagacattgggatggtcgtcaagtttttgcatgtgtaattttgtttttgttgggaatattgcttcctcgttaagcatggggagggatcagaaaaaaaagaaaaatatagaagaaagtttcgtaatggccacaacacaCTAGTTATGCAGTTGGTAAAATTTCTAACATGATAAAATTATAAACAGCTATGTATGAGGGGAGATAGCAACATAAATTCGACTTAGTTCTAATCTTGGCATTATTTTTAACATGGCATTATTTTTCTATGTTAAAAATAATGCCATCCATATATCCGATTTCAAAGTCCTTCGAACATATTTTGCAGTATGCTTTCATTTTCCAATCTGCCACTGTCATGAGCCAATCTCAATATTCTTCTTTCTGCAGCCAACCCACATTAAAAACACTTTCTGCCAGGcataattaaaatagaactaAAAGTTGCACTTGATTAATTTAATTAGCAGAAAAGAAGTAACTTCGCGATAATATGGAAGAGTTCGTGCATTTTCCCCTTCTACCCCATAACTTTGTGTTTTAGGGCTGCTTCCTGTAACAGTTCACACTATCCTATGCTTCATTTGGCAAACTTATTGCTTTTTGGTGAGAAGCATgaacatattttgtaaaaaaaactggTGTTTTTTAtaacaatcgaaaaaaaaaagggaaagaggacAAAATACAATTGCAGTAAAAGtaaaggacttttttttaaaaaaattaagagtttcatctcaaaataaaacactttaaagGACCCGTGGGAACCCTGATAGATAACTTCATAGTTAATGTATAACTTTCATAATTAGCGTAAAGTTAGGTTTCCTTTACTGCTATCATTTTATAACtatcattaaaattattcaatataattatttttgatatgaacTACTTACTTAAATCATCAGCAGAAATTTTAAGCTTTTCCTCCATGTCTACTTTCGTCTTAAGAAGGTTATCAACTTCTTCTTGCAAAGACTGGGTTTCCTTGCTATGCAGTGCTTTCAGATCTTCAGCACTTTGAGTTAAAAGTTCAGTGCGCCTAACAAGGGCTTCGTAATCTCTGCCCAGAGCTTCACTATCAGATTGCAATGCTAGCAATGTATTTCTTAGTTCATTTATTTCAAGTTGATTTGATTCTATTAGTGACTGTTTATCACTTGTCAGTGAAGAACAAGTAGCTTTTAAAGACTCGGTTTCCCTTTCATATTGTTCTCTCAAATTTTCCGACTCTTTCTGCAGTTGCTGAACTTTAATCTTCAATGTAGAGCATTCTTCTTGCAGACAtagcattttgttttcaaattgttTAGCAATGATGGGTTTCAATTTTAGCATATCTTCTAATATGTCCGGAATTGTAGAATTTTGCTCTGAAAATGATGGGACTTCTTCCTTGAACTCATATTTCAGTACCTCAACAGCTGTTGCTATTTCTAGCTTTTCATTTTCCAGAGAAGAGCAAGTGGACTTCAAAGACTCTATGTCACTTTCATACTGCTCCTTCATGCAAACTAAACTATCTTGCAGTTCTTTCAAATTAGAGTTTAACAAAGAATACTCTTTTTCCATGGATTGCACTTTAATGTCATGTTGCTCAATCAAACAATCTTTTAATTTAAGCAATTCCTCACTCTTTTCTTCAATAGTACGGTATTGAGATTCCATGGCTTGTGTTTCCATTTTATGCTGCTCTACCAAAGCATTATTTAGCTTAAACAACTCTTCATTCTTTTCCTTAAGAGAGCAGCATTCCAATTCCTTCGATTTAATCAGATTTTCTAACTGTGCTTTAAGCATTTCATTGCCTTTCTGTAACTCTTGTTCagcaacatctttcattttatgcAACTCATTCTTTACCAACTCACTAGCTGCAACTATTTCCTGCTTTTCACTTTCAAGAACAGAGCAAGCAGATTTCCAAGATTCTATTTCATTGGTGTGTTGTTCTGTCACGCAAgctaaaatatttctaagttccTTAAACTTAGACTTTAATGAAGAATGCTCTTTTTCCATGGATTGTACTTTAATGTTAtgttcttcagtcaaaagttcctTTAGCTTCAACAATTCTTCACTTTTTTCTTTAAGACTCTCCATGGATTGTATTTCACGTTGCTCCATCAAAGCAATGTTTTCCTTAAGCAACTCCTCATTTCTCTCCTTGAAGGAGCAGCATTCTAGCTCTTTTGATTGAATCTGCATTTTAAGGTCATCATAACCTTTTTGAGCCTCAATAACtttgttctttaaattctgaattGTAGTTGTGTATTCTTGCTCTgcactttctttcattttatacaGATCTTTTATCTCGTTCTTCAACTTTGCATAATCAATTAATTCACTTTTATGCAGATCCAACAGTTCCTGTTTCGATTTCTGTAATTTTTGAAGTTCATCCTGTAAAGTACGAACTTCTGTTGACTGCAAATCATCTTTATATTTATCAACAATACTGTTAAATTcatcttttaaactgaaataatcAGTCATCATACTCTTAAATTCTACAGCatgattattttcaatttcttccttggATGCCAGTAGCTCTTCAACTTGACTTCTTAAATTAGCACATTCTGCATCCAAAGCATCATACTTTATCTGATATTCTTTTTCcacaaattctttttcttttagtaGCACTTGGAGCTCATCTTTGGATGAAAGAAGTTCAGCCTGTAAAGATTCAATTCTATTCACATATTCATTTTTAGCAGCATCATTATCTTCAATTACCAATTTTAGCTGATTTTTTAATTCTGTATTCTCACACTGTAAAGTCTGACTTTCTTTCTCGTGATTTTCAAATGCTTGTTTTGCCTTATCAAGTTCAGCAGTAGCAGCATTAAATTTTACCTTTAATAGGTCAGTCTCTGaaagagtaaaaaaagaaattatatactAGGAAACTACAAGTAAATGAAACATGTCAATAGATGCAATATATTGATAGAAGCTTATTAATATCTAAACATTTCTCATTTCTAACAAAGAAAAGTAATTCAGactaaccagggttggcaagtttttgtcAGTTGGTGGTTTTAACCAGTTACTGTCCTGTCAAAAACTCCTTTTTGACATAATTATCAAAGATCAAAATTTTGGTCAAAACTTGTCTAAAACTATAATATTGGCAACAAAATTAACTTAACAACTAATTCAGATTTTAAGATGATGTGCTATAAAaaatctcaaacatttttttgattCAACAAGTTGATTTTTGTTAGCATAAAAGAGAAAGTCTgtagaaaaaaaagagctagtATTATAGAATAAAAAGTATTAGAAATAgcagtatatttaaaaaataaataaaataggcatcttcagttaatatttatatattacatGTAGCCTCTTTTTTCCCCTCAAGGCATGCAGTAACAAAATACTAGTTTTGAAGCTTTTTGTACATCAAGTTCATTTCGAAGTTTAAAAACAATCTCTCCAAAACTGAAGAAAACCCTCTCAATTGATGCTGAAATATATGAGCTACATTGGTTTTTC
This genomic interval carries:
- the LOC129228460 gene encoding uncharacterized protein LOC129228460; amino-acid sequence: MWNASHEERKVLSESVAELTESITAYKANENVLNHKTDELQRIIDSLSNDNEKIKLEKQVQSEQLTNNVASLEKEVNELKTKLSKAESDAEEMLQDLEIQKDKINVLQTDIICFKSNIDLLKEEKEVLQEKYNSVSKQLESYKEKIDCLKIELQDSFLIRDEHKKEIENLQAECTFLKNEISASHEERKVLSESVAELTESITAYKANENVLNHKTDELQRIIDSLSNDNEKIKLEKQVQSEQLTNNVASLEKEVNELKTKLSKAESDAEEMLQDLEIQKDKINVLQTDIICFKSNIDLLKEEKEVLQEKYNSVSKQLAASLEQEANLTERFENERGDLKKSLDSLQGETDLLKVKFNAATAELDKAKQAFENHEKESQTLQCENTELKNQLKLVIEDNDAAKNEYVNRIESLQAELLSSKDELQVLLKEKEFVEKEYQIKYDALDAECANLRSQVEELLASKEEIENNHAVEFKSMMTDYFSLKDEFNSIVDKYKDDLQSTEVRTLQDELQKLQKSKQELLDLHKSELIDYAKLKNEIKDLYKMKESAEQEYTTTIQNLKNKVIEAQKGYDDLKMQIQSKELECCSFKERNEELLKENIALMEQREIQSMESLKEKSEELLKLKELLTEEHNIKVQSMEKEHSSLKSKFKELRNILACVTEQHTNEIESWKSACSVLESEKQEIVAASELVKNELHKMKDVAEQELQKGKE